One region of Juglans regia cultivar Chandler chromosome 4, Walnut 2.0, whole genome shotgun sequence genomic DNA includes:
- the LOC108995170 gene encoding putative tRNA (cytidine(32)/guanosine(34)-2'-O)-methyltransferase: MGRASRDKRDIYYRKAKEEGWRARSAFKLLQIDEEFNIFEGVKRVVDLCAAPGSWSQVLSRKLYLPTKLSADSRDSDLPLIVAIDLQPMAPIEGVIQVQGDITNARTAEVVIRHFDGCKADLVVCDGAPDVTGLHDMDEFVQSQLILAGLTIVAHVLREGGKFIAKIFRGKDTSLLYCQLKLFFPLVTFAKPKSSRNSSIEAFAVCENYSPPEGFDPKNLHRLLEKVGSPSGANNLDCSSGWLEGPNKVYIPFLACGDLSGYDSDRSYPLPKVADGIYKSLDPVQPPIAPPYKRALELKKASSHGIQELEKLSLDS; encoded by the exons ATGGGCAGAGCTTCAAGGGATAAGAGG GATATATACTACagaaaagcaaaagaagaaggTTGGCGTGCTCGAAGTGCCTTTAAGCTCCTTCAAATAGATGAGGAATTCAATATATTTGAAG GAGTGAAGCGTGTGGTAGATTTATGCGCTGCCCCTGGTAGCTGGAGTCAG GTTTTGAGTCGGAAATTGTATCTGCCAACAAAGCTTTCAGCTGATTCTAG GGATAGCGATCTTCCTCTTATTGTAGCCATTGATTTGCAGCCCATGGCTCCAATTGAAGGGGTTATTCAGGTGCAAGGTGATATAACAAATGCTCGAACAGCTGAAGTG GTCATTAGACATTTTGACGGTTGCAAGGCTGACCTGGTTGTTTGTGATGGTGCTCCTGATG TAACTGGTCTTCATGACATGGATGAATTTGTACAATCCCAGCTCATACTAGCG GGCTTAACAATTGTTGCACATGTACTTAGAGAAGGTGGAAAGTTTATAGCAAAAATATTTCGGGGGAAAGATACAAGTCTTCTGTACTGTCAG cttaaattattttttcctctagTGACTTTTGCAAAACCAAAAAGCAGCCGAAATTCCAGCATAG AGGCATTTGCAGTTTGCGAGAATTATTCCCCTCCTGAAGGATTTGATCCAAAAAATCTCCACCGCCTGCTAGAAAAGGTGGGGAGCCCATCTGGGGCAAACAATCTAG ATTGCAGTAGTGGGTGGTTGGAAGGGCCAAATAAGGTGTATATCCCATTTCTAGCTTGCGGGGACCTCTCTGGATACGATTCTGACAGGTCATATCCATTACCTAAAGTTGCTGATGGAATTTACAAGAGTTTGGATCCTGTACAGCCCCCAATCGCCCCTCCTTATAAGAGAGCTCTTGAATTGAAGAAAGCATCCAGTCATGGAATCCAAGAGCTTGAAAAGCTCTCCCTGGATTCTTGA
- the LOC108995189 gene encoding sulfoquinovosyl transferase SQD2-like, protein MTTSSLSINLSLPSFSTSPSSSASSLCAPISLKASCFSSQTTKPISLFCKRRAEKPRRELVVVKSSDMTIREVMEDEEEGPPLLDPDTDSRPRRIALFVEPSPFAYVSGYKNRFQNFIKYLREMGDEVMVVTTHEGVPQEFYGAKLIGSRSFPCPWYQKVPLSLALSPRIISEVARFKPDIIHASSPGIMVFGALAIAKLLCVPIVMSYHTHVPVYIPRYTFSWLVKPMWLVIKFLHTAADLTLVPSAAIARDLEEARVTAANKIRLWNKGVDSESFHPHFKSHEMRVRLSNGEPEKPLIVHVGRLGVEKSLDFLKRVMDRFPEARIAFIGDGPYREELEKLFAGMPAVFTGMLGGEELSQAYASGDVFVMPSESETLGLVVLEAMSSGIPVVGVRAGGIPEIISPEQEGKTGFLYNPGDLDDCVSKLKTLLHNRELREAMGKAAREDMEKYDWKAATKKIRNEQYNAAIWFWRKNRAQLLRPLQWLAKRLFPSPEVI, encoded by the exons ATGACcacctcttctctctctataaatctctctcttccctctttctctacctctccttcttcttctgcttcgtCTCTGTGCGCTCCGATTTCTCTGAAAGCTTCGTGCTTTAGCTCCCAGACAACAAAACCCATTTCCTTGTTTTGCAAACGGCGGGCTGAGAAGCCAAGAAGAGAGCTTGTTGTGGTTAAGTCCAGCGATATGACTATCAGAGAGGTCATGGAAGATGAGGAGGAGGGACCTCCGTTGCTTGACCCGGATACCGACTCTAGGCCTCGCCGCATTGCGCTCTTCGTTGAGCCTTCCCCCTTTGC ATATGTGTCAGGGTATAAGAACCGGTTCCAGAATTTTATCAAGTACCTACGTGAAATGGGGGATGAg GTGATGGTCGTGACCACGCATGAAGGTGTGCCCCAGGAGTTTTATGGAGCAAAATTGATTGGATCACGGAG CTTTCCCTGCCCCTGGTACCAGAAAGTGCCACTTTCCCTGGCACTTAGCCCTAGAATAATTTCAGAGGTTGCCCGATTTAAGCCTGACATAATACATGCTTCATCACCTGGGATAATG GTTTTTGGAGCTCTGGCTATTGCAAAACTACTGTGTGTCCCCATAGTGATGTCATATCACACTCATGTACCGGT ATACATTCCAAGATACACCTTCAGTTGGCTGGTGAAACCCATGTGGTTAGTTATAA AATTTCTACACACAGCAGCTGACCTTACACTCGTTCCCTCGGCTGCCATTGCTAGGGATCTTGAAGAAGCTAGGGTGACGGCCG CTAACAAAATCCGTCTTTGGAATAAGGGCGTTGATTCTGAAAGCTTCCACCCCCATTTTAAGTCACATGAGATGCGAGTAAGACTAAG CAATGGTGAACCTGAGAAACCATTGATAGTTCATGTTGGACGACTTGGAGTGGAGAAGAGTTTGGATTTCCTGAAGAG GGTTATGGATAGGTTTCCAGAAGCACGAATTGCTTTTATCGGAGATGGGCCATATAG AGAGGAGCTGGAAAAATTGTTTGCCGGCATGCCTGCAGTATTTACAGGGATGCTAGGCGGTGAAGAGCTTTCACAGGCATACGCCAGTGGGGATGTATTTGTTATGCCTTCAGAATCTGAGACACTTGGGCTTGTTGTTTTGGAGGCCATGTCTTCAGGAATTCCTGTGGTGGGAGTTCGTGCTGGGGGAATCCCAGAAATAATCTCTCCAGAGCAGGAGGGAAAAACTGGTTTTCTTTATAACCCTGGTGATCTTGATGATTGCGTGAGCAAATTGAAGACTTTGTTGCACAACCGAGAGTTGAGAGAAGCCATGGGGAAAGCCGCACGTGAAGACATGGAGAAGTATGATTGGAAGGCAGCAACCAAAAAGATACGCAACGAACAGTACAATGCTGCCATCTGGTTCTGGCGCAAGAACAGAGCACAACTACTCAGACCTCTTCAATGGCTGGCAAAACGTCTTTTCCCATCCCCAGAAGTTATATAA